The Corallococcus caeni genome includes a region encoding these proteins:
- a CDS encoding peptidase M23 has protein sequence MKLKTLLSAGVALAAAAWASPGTAATANGPICDTAAYVNSTTYYNCTGSSHTALDVGNSSCGEWNHRGMLVGNYYYYYYGGCAAACYGSTCNGGAGNYYVVSGANGWDFRQLHFYANVSSGTKTCDRCALGLVGGTGSATGPHSHSDNRQYGTRKSAWYTSVGTTCGTNAYCNNRLGVPTL, from the coding sequence ATGAAGCTGAAGACGTTGCTGTCCGCCGGGGTGGCGCTGGCCGCCGCGGCGTGGGCCAGTCCGGGAACGGCGGCCACGGCGAACGGCCCCATCTGTGACACGGCGGCCTACGTGAACTCGACCACCTATTACAACTGCACCGGGAGCAGCCACACGGCGCTCGACGTGGGCAACAGCTCCTGCGGCGAGTGGAACCACCGCGGCATGCTGGTGGGCAACTACTACTATTACTACTACGGCGGCTGCGCGGCGGCCTGCTACGGCTCCACCTGCAACGGCGGCGCGGGCAACTACTACGTCGTGTCCGGCGCGAACGGCTGGGACTTCCGCCAGCTGCACTTCTACGCCAACGTCAGCTCCGGCACGAAGACGTGCGACCGCTGCGCGCTGGGGCTCGTGGGCGGCACGGGCAGCGCGACCGGCCCGCACTCGCACTCGGACAACCGGCAGTACGGCACGCGCAAGTCGGCCTGGTACACCAGCGTGGGCACCACGTGCGGCACCAACGCCTACTGCAACAACCGGCTGGGCGTTCCCACGCTGTAG
- a CDS encoding HEAT repeat domain-containing protein, whose product MTSRPLFKVALAGLVLLVALGVVWWRGAAGPDDAGPPLPVAAIPSAPGAVTGNAAAGPPPAARAGPREEIPMPGCWDGLAALDRSATMESLHAAVAAAIQARDTALVAYLQERLTELVGSDPDRALQLVEWAVKAAPPEPAIYLEALKAAPAVRHPRVTEKLVAVAEDKSLATPDRASALDALETQHRFTPETRGRLKAIALDDSADSAAWVATRTLGRVMKEDYERTGTYAPYWKDLLDIGTTSDDTAVRLLALEMPSYSDPLLDSDSIDALAKVMRTDKERDVREMAAFRLAVTEDPQKALAAYRAAFDGEHDLCVRWAFLRFAVRAAGADALPLVEEFARKDPRLRQDSLDFKALYATGTTDFARIWLGKKEHHDCVVEEGAPH is encoded by the coding sequence ATGACCTCTCGTCCCCTCTTCAAGGTCGCGCTCGCCGGCCTCGTCCTCCTCGTCGCCCTGGGCGTCGTGTGGTGGCGGGGCGCGGCCGGGCCCGATGACGCCGGTCCTCCGCTGCCCGTCGCGGCGATTCCTTCCGCGCCTGGCGCCGTCACCGGCAACGCCGCCGCTGGCCCTCCGCCCGCCGCGCGCGCCGGACCGCGCGAGGAGATTCCAATGCCCGGGTGCTGGGACGGGCTGGCCGCGCTGGACCGCTCCGCGACGATGGAGTCGCTGCACGCCGCCGTGGCCGCCGCCATCCAGGCGCGCGACACCGCGCTGGTGGCCTATCTCCAGGAGCGGCTGACGGAGCTCGTGGGCAGTGATCCGGACCGCGCGCTGCAACTGGTGGAGTGGGCGGTGAAGGCCGCGCCTCCGGAGCCGGCCATCTACCTGGAGGCACTCAAGGCCGCGCCCGCCGTGCGCCACCCGCGCGTCACGGAGAAGCTGGTCGCGGTGGCGGAGGACAAGTCCCTGGCCACGCCGGACCGAGCCTCCGCGCTGGACGCGCTGGAGACGCAGCACCGCTTCACGCCGGAGACGCGGGGCCGGCTCAAGGCCATCGCGCTGGATGACTCGGCGGACTCCGCCGCGTGGGTGGCCACGCGCACGCTGGGCCGGGTGATGAAGGAGGACTACGAGCGCACGGGCACCTATGCGCCGTACTGGAAGGACCTGCTGGACATCGGCACCACGTCGGACGACACGGCCGTGCGGCTGCTCGCGCTGGAGATGCCGTCGTACTCCGACCCGCTGCTGGACTCGGACTCCATCGACGCGCTGGCGAAGGTGATGCGCACCGACAAGGAGCGCGACGTGCGCGAGATGGCCGCCTTCCGGCTCGCCGTCACCGAGGATCCGCAGAAGGCCCTGGCCGCCTACCGCGCCGCCTTCGACGGCGAGCATGACCTGTGCGTGAGATGGGCCTTCCTGCGCTTCGCGGTGCGCGCGGCCGGGGCGGACGCGCTGCCCCTGGTGGAGGAGTTCGCGCGCAAGGACCCGCGTCTGCGGCAGGACTCCCTGGACTTCAAGGCGCTGTACGCCACCGGCACGACGGACTTCGCGCGCATCTGGCTGGGCAAGAAGGAACACCACGACTGCGTGGTCGAGGAAGGAGCGCCGCACTGA
- a CDS encoding HEAT repeat domain-containing protein, which translates to MGSRMTKTRVLWLSLLPGLALAQGAPIAAPTQTACTVEGMLDEVRVAMKAGSPAYRKYARLRLKEAAIALPPEALGRAVSQERDPAVLEAVGAALATKASNAQKPELLQPLLSRASQDVDPGLRAAAVRALQGSPSVEFMAKNGGVVTYEQLVRDSAPEVRQAVVENLVTESAGIYFGHNPELAEAAVKVAAASDDPAVAKRLLGEVSMEAASPEAVRKLTQQLRSEDAGLRAAAAKALGGVPGSESAGARRSLTSLYKSDSDLAVRKSALEGLARLGQSGARPLLESLRGVDPRLDPEIDAWLSALKLNLQEWHLLLREKQRLSP; encoded by the coding sequence ATGGGCTCGCGAATGACGAAGACCCGCGTCCTCTGGCTGTCGCTCCTGCCGGGGCTGGCCCTGGCGCAGGGCGCGCCCATCGCCGCGCCCACCCAGACGGCCTGCACGGTGGAGGGCATGCTGGACGAGGTGCGCGTCGCCATGAAGGCGGGCTCGCCCGCGTATCGGAAGTACGCGCGGCTGCGCCTGAAGGAGGCCGCCATCGCGCTGCCGCCGGAGGCCCTGGGCCGGGCGGTGAGTCAGGAGCGCGACCCCGCCGTGCTGGAGGCCGTGGGCGCGGCGCTGGCCACCAAGGCGAGCAACGCTCAGAAGCCGGAGCTGCTCCAGCCGCTGCTCTCCCGCGCGAGCCAGGACGTGGACCCGGGCCTGCGCGCCGCGGCGGTGCGCGCGCTCCAGGGTTCGCCGTCGGTGGAGTTCATGGCGAAGAACGGCGGCGTCGTCACCTACGAGCAGCTGGTGCGCGACAGCGCGCCGGAGGTGCGGCAGGCGGTGGTGGAGAACCTGGTGACGGAGAGCGCCGGCATCTACTTCGGCCACAACCCGGAGCTGGCGGAAGCCGCGGTGAAGGTGGCCGCGGCCTCGGACGACCCGGCGGTGGCGAAGCGGCTGCTCGGCGAGGTCTCCATGGAGGCCGCGAGCCCGGAGGCGGTGCGCAAGCTCACCCAGCAGCTGCGCTCGGAGGACGCGGGCCTGCGCGCGGCGGCGGCGAAGGCGCTGGGCGGCGTGCCGGGCTCCGAGTCCGCGGGCGCGCGCCGTTCGCTCACGTCGCTGTACAAGAGCGACAGCGACCTCGCGGTGCGCAAGTCCGCGCTGGAGGGGCTGGCGCGGCTGGGCCAGTCCGGTGCCCGGCCGCTGCTGGAGTCCCTGCGCGGCGTGGATCCGCGCCTGGATCCGGAGATCGACGCGTGGCTGTCCGCGCTGAAGCTGAACCTCCAGGAGTGGCACCTGCTCCTGCGGGAGAAGCAGCGCCTGTCGCCCTGA
- a CDS encoding ZIP family metal transporter, with protein MSDSGFGSSTLALALVGSAVTILSTSLGALPALAARSISQRSKDVLMGFSAGVMLAATAFSLIVPAIHLAEERTHSRFLPAVVVGGSMLVGGLFLHLCNRFIPHEHFIKGQEGNAEAVNLKRIWLFVLAIALHNFPEGLAVGTGVGSRSMTIAVPILVGIGLQDIPEGFVVALALMGVAYSRKQAVLVALYTGLVEGVAALVGFFATSFASGVLPWALAFAGGSMLYVVSDEMIPESHRQEYAKEATAGLMVGFVLMMFLDVTLS; from the coding sequence ATGTCCGACAGCGGTTTCGGCTCGTCCACCCTCGCCCTGGCGCTCGTTGGCAGCGCCGTCACCATCCTCTCCACCAGCCTGGGCGCCCTGCCCGCCCTGGCCGCGCGCAGCATCTCCCAGCGCTCCAAGGACGTGCTGATGGGCTTCAGCGCGGGCGTGATGCTCGCGGCCACGGCCTTCTCGCTCATCGTGCCCGCCATCCACCTGGCGGAGGAGCGCACCCATTCACGCTTCCTTCCGGCGGTGGTGGTGGGTGGCAGCATGCTGGTGGGCGGCCTCTTCCTGCACCTGTGCAACCGCTTCATCCCGCATGAGCACTTCATCAAGGGGCAGGAGGGCAACGCGGAGGCGGTGAACCTGAAGCGCATCTGGCTGTTCGTGCTGGCCATCGCGCTGCACAACTTCCCGGAGGGGCTGGCGGTGGGCACCGGCGTGGGCAGCCGCTCCATGACCATCGCGGTGCCCATCCTCGTGGGCATCGGGTTGCAGGACATCCCGGAGGGCTTCGTCGTCGCGCTGGCGCTGATGGGCGTGGCGTACAGCCGCAAGCAGGCGGTGCTGGTGGCGCTCTACACGGGGCTGGTGGAGGGGGTGGCCGCGCTGGTGGGCTTCTTCGCCACGTCGTTCGCGTCGGGCGTGCTGCCGTGGGCGCTGGCGTTCGCGGGCGGGTCCATGCTGTACGTCGTCAGCGACGAGATGATCCCCGAGAGCCACCGCCAGGAGTACGCGAAGGAGGCCACCGCCGGGCTGATGGTGGGCTTCGTGCTGATGATGTTCCTGGACGTGACGCTGAGCTGA
- a CDS encoding sigma 54-interacting transcriptional regulator, producing the protein MSVSDRTRIDGPPGESKDKGARPDEEGAEAALHVTLPYEQARRPGDLPTVRRFRLSVVEGPGAGTVWESTADTCSVGSHPLNDFAVEDSTVSRFHCEVRIGPKGPQVKDLDSLNGVIVDGVQVVEGILRSGSLLRLGRVVLRFDFSAESNRLPLSELTRFGTLVGTSVAMRGCFAMMERASARDVTVLLEGETGTGKSQAALAIHQAGRRRDAAFLVVDCGAIPPHILESELFGHEKGSFTGAVSRRAGVFEEADGGTVFLDEIGELPPELQPKLLRVLENREIRRVGSNTYQPVDVRLIAATHRDLRAEVNAGRFRSDLFFRLAVLRIAMPSLRQRPEDLPLLVSGILESLGADPERTGALRTQEFLSRLRHAAWPGNVRELRNHLERCLVFEDALPLAEEDSRPEGSPLEVDLSRPYAEQRRRVVDDFERRYLRALLEKHQGKVAQAAVTAGMDRVHFYRLLRRHGIKP; encoded by the coding sequence ATGTCTGTGTCGGATCGAACCCGCATCGACGGGCCCCCCGGGGAGTCGAAGGACAAGGGCGCCCGCCCGGACGAAGAGGGGGCGGAAGCCGCGCTCCATGTGACGCTGCCGTACGAGCAGGCCCGCCGTCCGGGGGACCTGCCCACGGTGCGCCGCTTCCGCCTGTCCGTGGTGGAGGGCCCGGGCGCGGGCACGGTGTGGGAGTCCACGGCGGACACCTGCTCGGTGGGCTCGCACCCGCTCAACGACTTCGCGGTGGAGGACTCCACCGTGTCGCGCTTCCACTGCGAGGTGCGCATCGGGCCCAAGGGCCCGCAGGTGAAGGACCTGGACAGCCTCAACGGCGTCATCGTGGACGGCGTGCAGGTGGTGGAGGGCATCCTGCGCAGCGGCAGCCTGCTGCGGCTGGGCCGCGTGGTGCTGCGGTTCGACTTCAGCGCGGAGAGCAACCGGCTGCCCCTGTCGGAGCTGACGCGCTTCGGCACGCTGGTGGGCACGTCCGTGGCCATGCGCGGCTGCTTCGCGATGATGGAGCGGGCCTCCGCGCGCGACGTCACGGTGCTGCTGGAGGGAGAGACGGGCACGGGCAAGAGCCAGGCGGCGCTCGCCATCCACCAGGCCGGCCGGCGCAGGGACGCGGCGTTCCTGGTGGTGGACTGCGGCGCCATCCCCCCGCACATCCTGGAGAGCGAGCTGTTCGGCCACGAGAAGGGCTCCTTCACCGGCGCGGTGAGCCGGCGCGCGGGCGTCTTCGAGGAGGCCGACGGAGGCACCGTCTTCCTGGACGAGATTGGCGAGCTGCCTCCGGAGCTGCAGCCCAAGCTGTTGCGCGTGCTGGAGAACCGGGAGATCCGCCGGGTGGGCAGCAACACCTACCAGCCCGTGGACGTGCGGCTCATCGCGGCCACGCACCGCGACCTGCGCGCGGAGGTGAACGCGGGCCGCTTCCGCTCCGACCTGTTCTTCCGGCTCGCGGTGCTGAGAATCGCGATGCCCTCCCTGCGCCAGCGGCCGGAGGACCTGCCCCTCCTGGTGTCGGGCATCCTGGAGTCGCTGGGCGCGGACCCGGAGCGCACGGGCGCGCTGCGCACGCAGGAGTTCCTGTCCCGCCTGCGGCACGCGGCGTGGCCGGGCAACGTGCGCGAGCTGCGCAACCACCTGGAGCGCTGCCTGGTGTTCGAGGACGCGCTGCCGTTGGCGGAGGAGGACTCGCGTCCGGAGGGCAGCCCGCTGGAGGTGGACCTGTCGCGGCCGTACGCGGAGCAGCGCCGGCGCGTGGTGGACGACTTCGAGCGCCGCTACCTGCGCGCGCTGCTGGAGAAGCACCAGGGCAAGGTGGCCCAGGCCGCCGTCACCGCCGGCATGGACCGCGTGCACTTCTACCGACTGCTGCGCAGGCACGGCATCAAGCCTTGA
- a CDS encoding serine/threonine-protein kinase, translating into MAGNGEEALYGEELRPGALVGEWVVDRVQVQGPVSALYRARHARSGVPAALKVLHPQVAAAAVALRRFRREAATLQRLSHPHIVTVLGYGELSDGRPFIAMEWLEGQDLAAELATRGPLSPREVLAVMEQVGAALRVAHAAGVVHRDLKAQNVVRLGPGRGGPAVKLVDFGVAKGLVPGAPGSSSLTHTGVVLGTPLSMAPEQIRGEVPDARTDLYAVGVLLFQLLTGVPPFQGTTRHEVEQLHLHAPPPRPGEHAPVSAALDAVVLRCLRKAREERYPDVDALLEDLRGAVLGGAAPVEVPRAVGLYVEARLTGEPGPAAMEDLDAGLERASTLAREAGLEVRVLGGACLLAVASLPDDVRRERELRARVLDVALALTGRDASAARSHVTVHVDRLTARDEPHGWADGAASAWDAEGGEGGLLHLPGWVRDDGEEGTPVVTGPALRGLEMDFAASLLPDAPERWRLSARR; encoded by the coding sequence ATGGCGGGCAACGGCGAGGAGGCCCTCTACGGTGAGGAGCTGCGGCCCGGCGCGCTCGTGGGCGAGTGGGTCGTGGACCGCGTCCAGGTGCAGGGCCCCGTGTCCGCGCTGTACCGGGCGCGGCACGCGCGCTCCGGCGTGCCCGCCGCGCTGAAGGTGCTGCACCCGCAGGTGGCCGCGGCGGCGGTGGCGCTGCGGCGCTTCCGGCGCGAGGCGGCCACGTTGCAGCGGCTGAGCCACCCGCACATCGTCACGGTGCTGGGGTACGGCGAGCTGTCGGACGGCCGGCCCTTCATCGCCATGGAGTGGCTGGAGGGCCAGGACCTGGCGGCGGAGCTGGCCACGCGCGGGCCGCTGTCCCCGCGCGAGGTGCTGGCGGTGATGGAGCAGGTGGGCGCGGCGCTGCGGGTGGCGCACGCGGCGGGCGTGGTGCACCGCGACCTGAAGGCGCAGAACGTGGTGCGGCTTGGGCCCGGACGCGGCGGCCCCGCCGTGAAGCTGGTGGACTTCGGCGTGGCGAAGGGGCTGGTGCCGGGCGCCCCGGGCAGTTCGTCGCTCACGCACACCGGCGTGGTGCTGGGCACGCCGCTGTCCATGGCGCCGGAGCAGATCCGCGGCGAGGTGCCGGACGCGCGCACGGACCTGTACGCCGTGGGCGTGCTCCTCTTCCAGTTGCTCACGGGCGTGCCACCCTTCCAGGGCACCACCCGCCACGAGGTGGAGCAGCTGCACCTGCACGCCCCTCCGCCGCGTCCAGGCGAGCACGCGCCGGTGTCCGCCGCGCTGGACGCCGTCGTGCTGCGGTGTCTGCGCAAGGCGCGCGAGGAGCGCTACCCGGACGTGGACGCGCTGCTGGAGGACCTCCGGGGCGCGGTGCTGGGCGGCGCGGCGCCGGTGGAGGTGCCGCGCGCGGTGGGGCTGTACGTGGAGGCCCGGCTGACGGGCGAGCCGGGCCCCGCCGCGATGGAGGACCTGGACGCGGGCCTGGAGCGCGCGAGCACCCTGGCGCGCGAGGCCGGGCTGGAGGTGCGGGTGCTGGGCGGCGCGTGCCTGCTCGCCGTGGCCAGCCTCCCGGACGACGTGCGCCGCGAGCGGGAGCTGCGGGCGCGGGTGCTGGACGTGGCGCTCGCGCTGACGGGCCGGGACGCCTCCGCCGCGCGCTCCCACGTCACCGTGCACGTGGACCGGCTGACGGCGCGCGACGAGCCCCACGGCTGGGCGGACGGCGCGGCCTCCGCGTGGGACGCGGAGGGTGGGGAAGGGGGCCTGCTGCACCTGCCCGGCTGGGTGCGCGACGACGGGGAGGAAGGGACGCCCGTCGTCACCGGCCCGGCGCTGCGGGGGCTGGAGATGGACTTCGCCGCCAGCCTCCTGCCGGACGCACCGGAGCGCTGGCGGCTCTCCGCCAGACGGTAG
- a CDS encoding serine/threonine-protein kinase, which translates to MRCPVCHRRLAPGAACPVNGVAAGSGLPLEPLAIPDVPGLSGAALLGVGGFAHVFTAVREVDGREVALKVGLGPHHARFAHEAEALRRVGPPTVPAVLEEGRVGGRPFLVQELLRGQTLAAWMAALPGTGAASVARVRELLTGLCPAVARVHAVGLAHRDLKPENIFLREGGALSLLDFGLARRLEDGPAEEAGNRAGTTVYMAPEQCLDAREAGTAADVYALGVLLFELLTGTPPFHGSADEVREGHVSRRPPRVSERAHVPVALDAVVARCLAKEPAERYASAGDVLAAFEAACAEGPALPGIVGAKDARPAQASTTFAGARPVAVLGLRTAASVDGLAATLEPFGGVLARVAAGGYLLVFCESLSAEANVRAGALAARRLVESGEAAAALHVAVLYVHPGTALPRIAGAALERPETWWGRAVAPGEVRVTAEAAARLEPGWVEPIAKQDDSEAESEKRAPIALQSAAEGARAVDAAHEAGTVFRLRLHDEEGARVDGEPPPFVGRDAVLEALVSDAERSLSSSVPGLGVLTGEVGHGKSRLLKALASRLEAEGRARVVRLRAPPPDASVSSSLLDALRAVVGRPSADPRALADALLAQAREAPLVLLLDDAHLADPLSLDVLERATLEGPRAPLWMCLAGRPSLLGLRPHLGERSALASRHPLPPLPPEASRAVLVHLLRPAEHIPEPVLARLEHLAQGVPLSLVELARALRAAGALRSAPGGGWYVAPDALLDVSVTPLFERLAPRVLAGLPEVHRVLARLCAVLGTEVDVGRVDAALRHLTTGPELSRAASLDAGAGLQRLTRAGLLRPSGPGRFAFRHPLLREALEALLPPAPRRALHAAALKASVGEDVAERRRRAHHAAVCGAHQEAARDYLALAEEARAGHLPVEAEQHYTRALALLPESDDARRAQALAGRGKVRHRLQRFRESLADLSAARALARVRGDAALEVDLLLEEATARDWMEDSDGSAACTREALDAIEPLDAPRLSLRCGLARGRLHVRQGEWAAAARVLTSTAEGAESARDHETLVVSLALLGSALTFLDRAPEAAARFDEALERCEAAGDGLHKAAVLSNRVLLWLRQGDVPRMEADLRRAMALGRELAHAQMERWSTFNLAEVLYMQGRLDEALPFAQRAYELGVRFFREHPVPVDALLLARIQAAAGDEAAAARQLAWISQRCPPESLPPTAIMRRLVELQVHQRTAGAFHATDWEALCTEADALASPDEKAEILLQATGIARRTGAMAEARAWLERAAPAVAEAPLWSTCFHALRAALAPAAL; encoded by the coding sequence ATGCGCTGTCCGGTCTGCCACCGCCGCCTCGCGCCCGGCGCGGCGTGTCCCGTGAATGGCGTCGCCGCCGGGTCCGGTCTTCCCCTGGAGCCGCTGGCGATCCCCGACGTCCCCGGCCTGTCCGGTGCCGCCCTGTTGGGGGTGGGCGGCTTCGCTCACGTCTTCACCGCGGTGCGCGAGGTGGATGGCCGCGAGGTGGCGCTCAAGGTGGGCCTGGGGCCGCACCATGCGCGCTTCGCCCACGAGGCGGAGGCGCTGCGGCGCGTGGGGCCGCCCACGGTGCCGGCGGTGCTGGAGGAGGGGCGGGTCGGGGGCAGGCCGTTCCTGGTGCAGGAGCTGTTGCGAGGGCAGACGCTCGCGGCGTGGATGGCGGCGCTGCCGGGGACGGGCGCGGCGTCCGTGGCTCGGGTGCGGGAGCTCTTGACGGGGCTGTGTCCGGCGGTGGCGCGCGTGCATGCGGTGGGGCTCGCGCACCGGGACCTCAAGCCGGAGAACATCTTCCTGCGCGAGGGTGGCGCGCTGAGCCTCCTGGACTTCGGGCTCGCGCGGAGGCTGGAGGACGGGCCGGCGGAGGAGGCGGGGAACCGCGCGGGCACGACGGTCTACATGGCGCCGGAGCAGTGCCTGGACGCGCGCGAGGCGGGCACGGCGGCGGATGTCTACGCGCTGGGCGTGCTGCTCTTCGAATTGCTCACGGGCACGCCGCCGTTCCATGGCAGCGCGGACGAGGTGCGCGAAGGACACGTGAGCCGGCGTCCGCCGCGCGTATCCGAACGGGCGCACGTCCCGGTGGCGCTCGACGCGGTGGTGGCGCGGTGTCTGGCCAAGGAGCCGGCGGAACGGTACGCGAGCGCCGGGGACGTGCTGGCCGCGTTCGAGGCCGCGTGCGCGGAAGGGCCCGCGCTCCCCGGAATCGTCGGAGCGAAGGACGCGAGGCCGGCGCAGGCGTCGACGACGTTCGCGGGAGCGCGCCCGGTGGCGGTGCTGGGCCTGCGCACGGCGGCGTCGGTGGACGGGCTGGCGGCCACGCTGGAGCCATTCGGAGGGGTGCTGGCGCGGGTCGCGGCGGGTGGGTACCTGCTCGTCTTCTGTGAGTCGTTGTCCGCGGAAGCGAACGTGCGCGCGGGCGCGCTCGCGGCACGGAGGCTGGTGGAGTCCGGAGAAGCGGCGGCGGCCCTGCACGTCGCGGTGCTTTACGTGCATCCCGGCACGGCACTGCCGCGCATCGCGGGCGCCGCGCTGGAGCGGCCGGAGACGTGGTGGGGACGGGCGGTCGCGCCGGGCGAAGTGCGCGTGACGGCGGAGGCCGCCGCGAGGCTCGAGCCCGGCTGGGTCGAGCCCATCGCGAAGCAGGACGACAGCGAGGCCGAGTCCGAGAAGCGTGCGCCCATCGCGCTGCAATCGGCCGCGGAGGGCGCACGCGCCGTGGACGCCGCGCACGAGGCTGGAACGGTCTTCCGCCTGCGCCTCCATGACGAGGAGGGCGCGCGCGTTGATGGGGAACCTCCGCCGTTCGTGGGCCGCGACGCGGTGCTGGAGGCACTGGTCTCGGATGCGGAGCGGAGCCTTTCATCGTCGGTGCCAGGCCTGGGCGTGCTCACGGGTGAAGTGGGGCATGGCAAGTCGCGGCTGCTCAAGGCGCTCGCGTCCCGGCTGGAGGCCGAAGGTCGCGCGCGTGTCGTCCGCCTGCGCGCGCCGCCTCCGGATGCGTCGGTGTCCAGCTCCCTGCTGGATGCCCTGCGCGCCGTCGTGGGCCGTCCGTCCGCGGATCCCCGTGCCCTGGCCGACGCGCTCCTGGCCCAGGCCCGGGAAGCACCGCTCGTGCTGCTGCTGGACGACGCGCACCTCGCGGATCCGTTGAGCCTGGATGTCCTGGAGCGCGCCACGCTGGAAGGGCCCCGGGCGCCCTTGTGGATGTGCCTCGCCGGGCGCCCCTCGCTGCTGGGCCTGCGCCCCCACCTGGGCGAACGCAGTGCCCTCGCCTCCCGCCATCCGCTGCCGCCCCTTCCTCCCGAGGCGAGCCGCGCGGTGCTCGTCCACCTGCTGCGCCCGGCGGAGCACATCCCCGAGCCCGTGCTCGCGCGCCTGGAACACCTGGCGCAAGGCGTGCCCCTGTCCCTCGTCGAGCTGGCGCGCGCTCTCCGCGCCGCCGGGGCCCTGCGGTCAGCTCCGGGCGGTGGGTGGTACGTCGCCCCGGACGCGCTGCTGGACGTCTCCGTCACGCCGCTGTTCGAGCGGCTGGCCCCGCGCGTGCTCGCGGGCCTCCCGGAGGTCCACCGCGTGCTCGCGCGGCTGTGCGCGGTGCTCGGCACGGAGGTGGACGTGGGGCGGGTGGACGCGGCGCTGCGCCACCTGACCACCGGGCCGGAGCTGTCGCGCGCGGCCTCCCTGGACGCGGGCGCGGGCCTGCAACGCCTGACCCGCGCGGGCCTCCTGCGCCCCTCGGGCCCGGGCCGCTTTGCCTTCCGCCACCCGCTGCTGCGCGAGGCCCTGGAGGCCCTGCTGCCTCCCGCGCCCCGGCGCGCGCTGCACGCCGCCGCGCTCAAGGCCAGCGTGGGCGAGGACGTGGCCGAACGCCGCCGCCGTGCCCACCACGCGGCGGTCTGCGGCGCCCACCAGGAAGCCGCGCGGGACTACCTCGCGCTCGCGGAGGAGGCTCGCGCGGGCCACCTGCCCGTGGAGGCGGAGCAGCACTACACGCGCGCGCTCGCGCTCCTTCCGGAGTCCGACGACGCGCGCCGGGCCCAGGCGCTCGCGGGACGCGGCAAGGTGCGCCATCGCCTCCAGCGCTTCCGTGAGAGCCTCGCGGACCTGTCCGCCGCGCGTGCCCTGGCCCGCGTCCGGGGCGACGCGGCGCTCGAAGTGGACCTGCTGCTGGAGGAGGCCACCGCGCGCGACTGGATGGAGGACTCGGACGGCTCCGCCGCGTGCACGCGCGAAGCCCTTGACGCCATAGAGCCCCTGGACGCGCCGCGCCTGTCGCTCCGGTGCGGCCTGGCCCGGGGCCGCCTGCACGTGCGCCAGGGCGAGTGGGCCGCCGCGGCCCGCGTGCTCACGTCCACCGCCGAAGGCGCGGAGAGCGCCAGGGACCACGAGACGCTGGTCGTGTCGCTGGCCCTGCTGGGCTCCGCGCTCACCTTCCTGGACCGCGCCCCGGAAGCCGCCGCGCGCTTCGACGAGGCCCTGGAGCGCTGCGAGGCCGCGGGCGACGGGCTGCACAAGGCCGCCGTGCTCAGCAACCGCGTCCTCCTGTGGCTGCGCCAGGGCGACGTGCCGCGCATGGAAGCCGACCTGCGCCGCGCCATGGCGCTGGGCCGCGAGCTGGCCCACGCGCAGATGGAGCGCTGGTCCACGTTCAACCTGGCCGAGGTCCTCTACATGCAGGGCCGCCTGGACGAAGCGCTCCCCTTCGCGCAGCGCGCGTACGAGCTGGGCGTGCGCTTCTTCCGTGAACACCCCGTGCCCGTGGACGCGCTGCTCCTCGCCCGCATCCAGGCCGCCGCGGGAGACGAGGCGGCGGCGGCCCGGCAGCTCGCCTGGATCTCCCAGCGCTGTCCGCCGGAGTCCCTGCCGCCCACCGCCATCATGCGGCGCCTCGTGGAGCTCCAGGTCCATCAGCGGACCGCCGGCGCCTTCCATGCAACGGATTGGGAAGCGCTCTGCACGGAAGCGGACGCGCTGGCGTCGCCGGACGAGAAGGCGGAGATCCTCCTGCAGGCCACCGGCATCGCGCGCCGCACGGGTGCCATGGCCGAGGCCCGCGCGTGGCTCGAACGCGCCGCGCCCGCCGTGGCGGAGGCCCCCCTGTGGTCTACGTGTTTCCACGCACTGCGTGCCGCGCTCGCACCGGCAGCGCTGTAA